In Scytonema millei VB511283, a single window of DNA contains:
- a CDS encoding ABC transporter substrate-binding protein: MTALLESPSENAIYSLNAIANCPCGGSHVAADHQNFLEGMPQDPADLVDDLCKMGHYSGETLEFARALTQAEIRKTLVLQMLDRAEPGQRQICYDLIQLAGGLEEAFAAAFGDRSTQFFNDALRLSKFRRRDFLIKVAAAAAVVTAASCVGNNNSQAPTATSTNAADTSKLEKTDLTIGFIPIACSIPIVAAEPLGFFQKHGLNVTLKKMPNWAAVRESAIAGELDAYHMLSPMPIAMTLGLGSSAFPIRLASIENINGQSIAVASKHQDKVKTAADFKGMTIGLPFPYSMHNLLLRYYLASGGLNPDKDVKIEIVPPPDSVAKMAAGQIDAFLMPDNFGQRAIFEKIGFIHLLTKDLWQGHPCCAFAASQSWIDRHPNTFRAVNKAIIDSAGHANAAENRQEVAKAMSERKYLNQPEPVLTAVLTGKFDNGLGQTLDVPDRIGFDPYPWKSFAKWISSQMVRWDLMPTEKAKYEEIATQVYMTDLARELAKELGQNPPAESTRIEKLKNGDFDPGKVEAYLQEQKKQFKV, encoded by the coding sequence ATGACGGCTCTACTAGAGTCTCCAAGCGAGAATGCTATATATTCACTAAATGCGATCGCCAACTGTCCCTGTGGTGGTTCGCACGTTGCCGCAGATCATCAAAATTTTCTGGAAGGAATGCCCCAAGATCCAGCAGATTTGGTGGACGACCTCTGTAAAATGGGACACTACTCAGGAGAAACTCTAGAATTTGCCCGGGCATTAACTCAAGCCGAAATCAGAAAGACTCTGGTACTCCAGATGCTCGATCGCGCCGAACCAGGACAACGCCAGATCTGCTACGATTTGATTCAGCTTGCCGGAGGATTAGAAGAGGCTTTTGCAGCAGCTTTTGGCGATCGCTCAACCCAGTTTTTTAATGATGCACTCCGTCTCAGCAAGTTTCGCCGCCGCGATTTTTTAATTAAAGTTGCAGCTGCCGCCGCAGTCGTAACGGCTGCAAGTTGCGTCGGTAACAATAACTCGCAAGCACCAACCGCAACTTCTACGAATGCCGCAGATACGAGTAAGTTAGAAAAAACAGATTTAACAATTGGTTTTATTCCCATCGCCTGTTCGATTCCCATCGTCGCCGCCGAACCACTGGGATTTTTTCAAAAGCATGGGTTAAACGTAACCCTGAAGAAAATGCCAAACTGGGCAGCAGTAAGAGAATCTGCGATCGCCGGCGAACTCGATGCCTACCATATGCTGTCTCCGATGCCGATCGCGATGACTTTGGGTTTGGGTTCCTCTGCCTTCCCGATTCGACTTGCCAGTATTGAAAACATTAACGGACAATCGATCGCAGTTGCCAGCAAACATCAAGATAAAGTCAAAACTGCGGCAGATTTTAAAGGCATGACTATCGGGTTGCCTTTTCCCTACTCGATGCATAATTTATTACTACGCTACTACCTCGCATCGGGGGGATTGAACCCAGACAAAGACGTAAAAATTGAAATCGTTCCCCCGCCGGATTCAGTCGCAAAGATGGCAGCAGGACAAATTGACGCTTTCCTCATGCCTGATAACTTTGGGCAACGGGCGATCTTTGAGAAAATTGGTTTCATTCACCTACTCACCAAAGATCTTTGGCAAGGACACCCGTGTTGTGCTTTCGCCGCTAGCCAAAGTTGGATCGATCGCCATCCGAATACCTTTCGTGCTGTCAACAAAGCGATTATTGATAGCGCCGGACATGCCAACGCCGCCGAAAACCGTCAGGAAGTCGCCAAGGCAATGTCCGAACGCAAGTATCTCAACCAGCCGGAACCAGTTCTGACAGCAGTGCTGACAGGTAAATTTGACAATGGTTTAGGGCAAACTCTAGACGTACCAGATCGGATCGGCTTCGATCCTTATCCGTGGAAAAGCTTTGCCAAGTGGATTTCTTCTCAAATGGTACGCTGGGATTTAATGCCGACAGAAAAGGCAAAATATGAAGAAATTGCCACCCAAGTCTACATGACAGACTTAGCACGGGAACTAGCAAAAGAATTAGGACAAAATCCACCTGCGGAGTCTACGCGGATCGAAAAACTGAAAAATGGTGACTTTGACCCTGGTAAAGTTGAAGCCTATTTACAAGAACAGAAAAAACAGTTCAAGGTTTAG
- a CDS encoding 2,3-bisphosphoglycerate-dependent phosphoglycerate mutase: MSKLILIRHGQSIWNAANKFTGWVDVPLSKLGRLEATKAAYKLRDYRVDICFTSLLIRAIETAIICLTEFEEICAGKNPVLKHEADDPYWHGWDKYQGDSSCELPIIPSMALDERFYGDLQGLNKAQTAEKYGADVVQAWRRSFSIRPPGGESLEDTMKRTLPFFHSRILTQLKQGDNVLVAAHGNSLRSIIMQLDRLSPEVIPNLELATGVPIIYDVDNTGQATNKIILI, translated from the coding sequence ATGTCCAAACTCATCCTTATCCGGCACGGACAAAGTATCTGGAATGCTGCCAACAAATTTACGGGTTGGGTAGATGTGCCTTTGAGTAAATTAGGGCGATTGGAGGCAACAAAAGCAGCTTATAAACTAAGAGATTATCGAGTTGATATTTGCTTTACTAGCTTATTAATTCGGGCTATTGAAACCGCGATTATTTGCCTGACAGAATTTGAAGAAATTTGTGCTGGGAAAAATCCCGTGCTAAAACATGAAGCTGACGATCCTTATTGGCACGGTTGGGATAAATATCAAGGCGATTCAAGTTGCGAACTTCCCATCATTCCTAGCATGGCACTAGATGAGCGTTTCTATGGCGATTTGCAGGGATTAAATAAAGCGCAGACAGCCGAGAAATACGGTGCGGATGTGGTACAAGCATGGCGAAGATCTTTTTCAATTCGCCCTCCGGGTGGCGAGAGTTTAGAGGATACAATGAAGCGTACTCTCCCTTTTTTTCATAGCCGCATTCTTACCCAGTTAAAACAAGGAGATAATGTTTTAGTTGCAGCTCACGGCAATTCTTTACGCTCTATTATTATGCAACTCGATCGCCTCAGTCCTGAAGTCATTCCAAATCTAGAACTCGCTACAGGTGTACCAATTATTTATGATGTGGATAACACCGGACAGGCAACAAATAAAATTATTTTAATTTAA
- a CDS encoding ATP-dependent Clp protease proteolytic subunit, with protein sequence MPIGVPKVPYRMPGEQYTQWIDIYNRLYRERIIFLGRDVDDEIANQIIAVMLYLDSEDPGKDISLYINSPGGMVTSGMAIYDTMQHIKSDVITICVGLAASMGSFLLAAGTKGKRLALPHSRIMIHQPSGGTRGQASDIEIEAREILRIRGQLNQIYANNTGQPLEKIEKDMDRDFFMSAEEAKAYGLIDHVVEERP encoded by the coding sequence ATGCCTATCGGTGTACCAAAGGTTCCCTATCGGATGCCAGGGGAACAATACACTCAGTGGATTGATATTTACAACCGCCTTTACAGAGAACGGATCATTTTCTTGGGGCGAGATGTGGATGATGAAATTGCCAACCAAATCATTGCAGTTATGCTTTATTTGGATTCAGAAGATCCAGGCAAAGATATTTCCTTATACATCAATTCCCCTGGTGGAATGGTGACATCTGGAATGGCAATTTATGACACGATGCAACACATCAAGTCTGATGTAATTACAATTTGTGTTGGCTTAGCTGCATCAATGGGTTCCTTCCTACTTGCTGCGGGTACAAAAGGCAAGCGTCTTGCCTTACCTCACTCGCGAATTATGATTCACCAACCATCAGGTGGGACTCGCGGACAAGCATCAGATATTGAAATTGAAGCGCGGGAAATCTTGCGAATTCGCGGTCAATTAAACCAGATTTATGCTAACAACACAGGTCAACCTCTAGAAAAAATTGAAAAAGACATGGATCGTGACTTCTTCATGTCAGCAGAGGAAGCTAAAGCATACGGTCTAATCGATCACGTAGTCGAAGAACGTCCTTAG
- a CDS encoding type II toxin-antitoxin system HicB family antitoxin, whose product MKWRVILEPDLETGDWAVWCPELPGCVSAGETKQEALENIREAIELYLEPEPIELSTGAIACEVTIE is encoded by the coding sequence ATGAAATGGCGCGTGATTCTCGAACCAGATTTAGAAACAGGTGATTGGGCTGTTTGGTGTCCAGAATTACCAGGCTGCGTATCAGCAGGAGAAACAAAGCAAGAAGCTTTAGAAAATATTCGGGAGGCAATAGAACTTTATCTTGAGCCTGAACCAATAGAATTATCTACAGGAGCGATCGCTTGCGAGGTTACAATCGAATGA
- a CDS encoding acyl-CoA dehydrogenase family protein — protein MQAVSNLSDRAVARTQAPETMLAELQKAIATQLAPQVADIDLKGQYPRDFMHLVGELGGYQQAVAVEYGGAGNGLKTAVQAIEAISQECLCTGFMTWCQIACTWYMQNSDNAYLKQHLLPLVATGKVLGGTGLSNPMKHFAGIEKIALVAERQPGGYVLNGMLPWVSNLGAGHHFGIAARLADSDDYLMAIVSDELTGLTLRCNAHFIALEGSNTYSCIFRDVFVPDELILAAPCEEYVNRIRPGFILTQVGMGLGLVASCIQIMERANQRYGHVNCFLDDQVEDLAASLATTREKTYAIATQMSQQGCDRPLLKQIIQARIDASELSLRAANAAMLHVGARGYLHGGIAERKLRESYFVAIVTPALKQLKKMLHDIENSEFGIRNSELPTT, from the coding sequence ATGCAAGCAGTTTCAAATCTATCCGATCGCGCAGTAGCAAGGACGCAAGCACCCGAAACCATGCTGGCAGAATTGCAAAAAGCGATCGCTACCCAATTAGCACCGCAAGTTGCAGATATCGATCTCAAAGGACAATATCCCCGTGACTTCATGCACCTAGTAGGGGAATTAGGCGGTTATCAGCAGGCAGTTGCGGTAGAATATGGCGGTGCTGGCAACGGCTTAAAAACAGCAGTCCAAGCGATCGAAGCTATTTCCCAAGAATGTTTGTGTACTGGGTTTATGACTTGGTGTCAGATAGCCTGCACCTGGTACATGCAGAATAGTGACAATGCCTACCTCAAACAGCACCTTCTACCCTTAGTCGCTACAGGCAAAGTTTTAGGAGGTACGGGTTTATCCAACCCCATGAAACACTTTGCTGGAATTGAGAAAATCGCCCTCGTCGCCGAACGTCAACCTGGAGGTTACGTACTCAACGGGATGTTACCTTGGGTTTCCAACTTAGGTGCAGGACATCACTTTGGCATTGCTGCAAGACTAGCAGATAGCGATGATTACCTCATGGCGATCGTTTCCGACGAACTCACAGGATTAACTCTGCGTTGCAATGCCCATTTCATCGCCTTAGAAGGTAGCAATACTTACAGCTGCATCTTCCGGGATGTCTTTGTACCCGATGAATTAATTCTCGCCGCCCCCTGCGAAGAATACGTCAATCGTATCCGTCCTGGGTTTATTTTGACGCAAGTTGGTATGGGCTTAGGTCTAGTCGCTAGCTGTATCCAAATTATGGAACGGGCAAATCAACGCTACGGACACGTTAACTGCTTTCTAGACGACCAAGTAGAAGACCTAGCCGCTAGTCTAGCAACGACCCGCGAGAAAACCTACGCGATCGCCACCCAGATGAGCCAGCAAGGATGCGATCGCCCCTTACTAAAACAAATCATTCAAGCCCGAATTGATGCCTCAGAACTCTCATTACGGGCAGCAAACGCTGCCATGCTACACGTAGGCGCAAGAGGCTACTTACACGGTGGAATAGCCGAAAGAAAACTACGCGAATCATACTTCGTCGCGATCGTCACCCCAGCATTAAAACAACTAAAAAAAATGTTACACGACATAGAGAATTCGGAATTCGGAATTCGGAATTCGGAATTACCAACCACCTAA
- a CDS encoding TetR/AcrR family transcriptional regulator yields MARSPSMKKQFRDAEATQKQILDAAELEFAKHGIKGARMSDIADRAQITTATIHYYFENKEGLYKAVLQRPVNEVQAMVSQLKLDDLSPEDALKQIIRVAIAYEAKNPRRQMLWFQEASQNQGFYFKQSNVESLHEHLIKVLNRGMEAGCFRSLDPVLTLTHILSVCIFYFTVHENWKHLNSGSDRLSKEMVEKHTEAAIKFILAAVKNST; encoded by the coding sequence ATGGCTCGATCGCCCTCTATGAAAAAACAGTTTCGAGATGCAGAAGCGACTCAAAAACAGATTCTTGATGCTGCTGAATTAGAGTTTGCGAAGCATGGGATTAAAGGCGCTCGAATGAGCGATATTGCCGATCGCGCTCAAATTACAACTGCAACAATTCACTACTATTTTGAAAATAAAGAAGGTTTATATAAAGCAGTTTTGCAACGTCCAGTAAATGAAGTTCAGGCGATGGTAAGTCAGCTCAAACTTGACGATTTATCACCTGAAGATGCACTCAAACAAATTATTCGAGTTGCGATCGCCTACGAAGCAAAAAATCCTCGTCGTCAGATGCTTTGGTTTCAAGAAGCCAGCCAAAATCAAGGTTTTTATTTTAAACAAAGTAACGTAGAAAGCTTACACGAACATTTAATTAAAGTCCTCAATCGCGGCATGGAAGCAGGCTGTTTTCGTTCCCTCGATCCAGTATTAACATTAACTCATATTTTAAGCGTTTGTATTTTTTACTTTACCGTACACGAAAATTGGAAACATTTAAATTCGGGGAGCGATCGCCTCAGTAAGGAAATGGTAGAAAAACATACTGAGGCAGCAATTAAATTTATTTTGGCAGCGGTAAAAAATTCTACTTAA
- a CDS encoding ATP-dependent Clp protease proteolytic subunit: protein MVSPIKAVQAPYYGDNFYRTPPPDLPSLLLKERIVYLGMPLVPAVTELIIAELLYLQSDDPDKPIKIYINSTGTSSYNGEPIGFETEAFAIYDTLRYIKPPVHTICIGSAMGMAAMLLSAGTPGCRASLPNANIILHQPKSYAQGQATDIQIRAKEVLANKATLLDILAKTTGQPLEKIAKDMDRLFYLTPQQAKEYGLIDRVLEKQDLANPPLPAGVI from the coding sequence ATGGTTTCACCGATTAAAGCCGTTCAAGCCCCCTACTATGGCGATAACTTCTACCGCACGCCACCGCCAGACTTACCCTCTCTACTACTCAAAGAGCGGATTGTCTATCTTGGTATGCCCCTCGTACCCGCCGTTACCGAGTTAATTATTGCCGAATTACTCTATTTGCAATCTGACGATCCAGACAAGCCGATCAAAATCTACATCAACTCTACAGGGACTTCTAGCTACAATGGCGAACCCATCGGCTTTGAAACCGAAGCCTTTGCCATTTACGACACGCTGAGATACATCAAACCTCCCGTTCACACCATTTGTATCGGCTCGGCGATGGGAATGGCAGCAATGCTGCTTTCTGCTGGAACTCCAGGTTGTCGTGCTAGTCTGCCCAATGCCAACATTATTTTGCACCAACCCAAAAGCTACGCCCAAGGACAAGCTACGGATATTCAAATTCGGGCTAAGGAAGTGTTGGCAAATAAAGCAACGCTGTTAGATATTCTCGCTAAGACGACAGGACAGCCACTCGAAAAAATTGCTAAAGACATGGATCGGTTATTTTACTTGACTCCTCAGCAGGCGAAAGAATACGGTCTGATCGATCGCGTCTTGGAGAAACAAGACTTAGCCAATCCTCCCCTACCAGCTGGAGTCATCTAA
- a CDS encoding HNH endonuclease: protein MAGRKFPESIQAQVRQRAKYLCEYCHASEQWQYVKFTVDHIIPLSLGGNNNLENLALACFHCNRRKTNRVTIVLPETSEEVPLFNPR, encoded by the coding sequence TTGGCTGGGCGTAAGTTTCCTGAATCAATTCAAGCACAGGTACGACAACGAGCAAAATACCTCTGTGAATATTGCCACGCTTCAGAGCAATGGCAGTACGTGAAGTTTACGGTAGACCATATAATTCCTCTATCGCTGGGTGGCAACAATAATTTAGAGAACTTGGCACTGGCTTGCTTCCATTGCAATCGTCGGAAAACAAATCGTGTCACAATAGTATTGCCAGAAACATCAGAAGAAGTACCTCTATTTAATCCTCGATAA
- a CDS encoding OsmC family protein: protein MTETTVKAEIKAPLRPVSKEGLEKLAATAKANPHVVKSLKVKTVCEGQFRNLTYVRDLPEHVIDEPPTLLGQDTAPNPSEAMLACLGSCLSVGIHANAVMRGITLTKLELELEGDINITGVWGIGDLAEKRLGFTDVRVKVDLEGDASKEELEDLVAHANFWSPVANTFRLPVNVDVSLK from the coding sequence ATGACTGAAACTACTGTCAAGGCAGAGATAAAAGCGCCGCTGCGTCCGGTGAGTAAAGAAGGGCTAGAGAAATTAGCGGCGACTGCTAAGGCAAATCCTCATGTTGTCAAGTCCTTGAAGGTGAAGACGGTTTGTGAAGGGCAATTTCGCAATTTAACCTACGTTCGGGATCTTCCAGAACACGTCATTGACGAACCTCCCACCCTGCTAGGGCAAGACACAGCACCAAATCCATCAGAAGCAATGTTAGCCTGTCTGGGTTCGTGCCTATCTGTAGGTATTCATGCCAATGCAGTCATGCGGGGAATTACTCTTACCAAGCTAGAACTGGAACTAGAAGGCGACATCAATATCACGGGTGTCTGGGGAATTGGTGACTTAGCAGAAAAGCGGTTGGGGTTCACCGATGTCCGCGTCAAAGTGGATTTAGAAGGAGATGCCAGCAAAGAGGAACTAGAAGATCTAGTGGCTCATGCAAATTTCTGGTCGCCAGTTGCCAACACATTTCGCTTGCCTGTAAATGTAGATGTTTCTCTTAAGTGA
- a CDS encoding proteasome-type protease produces MTYCLGIITKHGLVMAADSRTNAGVDYVSTYQKLFDFSQSGERVILLCTAGNLSVTQGAIAQMHRDIRIPEEANLHTLPTLYDVARYIGAKIRQIQEQDRVWLKQDGIDVQCTLLLGGQIQGQPPELYMIYSQGNCIHATSETPFMQVGETKYGKPILDRILDFNTTLEAAAKCALLSIDSTMKSNISVGPPINLVVYEKDSFKVQHDLRLRLGAPYLTKIRKQWEISLREAFERMPDIDWERDAGGDGEDFPDT; encoded by the coding sequence GTGACTTACTGCCTGGGCATCATTACCAAACACGGTTTAGTCATGGCGGCAGATTCGCGCACGAATGCCGGGGTAGACTACGTATCTACATATCAAAAGCTATTTGATTTTTCCCAGTCAGGGGAACGGGTCATTCTGCTGTGTACGGCGGGGAATCTTTCTGTGACACAAGGCGCGATCGCGCAAATGCATAGGGATATTAGAATCCCAGAAGAGGCGAACCTACACACTCTGCCGACACTCTACGATGTTGCCCGCTACATCGGGGCTAAAATCCGGCAAATTCAAGAACAAGACCGCGTATGGCTGAAGCAAGACGGTATTGATGTCCAATGTACTTTACTTTTGGGGGGACAAATTCAGGGACAACCGCCAGAACTATACATGATTTACAGTCAAGGCAACTGCATTCATGCAACTTCAGAAACCCCATTTATGCAAGTTGGCGAAACTAAGTACGGAAAGCCCATTTTAGACCGCATACTGGATTTTAACACGACATTGGAGGCAGCAGCTAAATGCGCGTTGCTGTCGATTGACTCTACGATGAAGTCAAATATTTCCGTGGGACCGCCAATTAATCTGGTGGTGTACGAGAAAGACTCTTTCAAAGTCCAACACGATCTGCGGTTGCGGTTGGGCGCGCCGTATTTAACCAAAATTCGCAAGCAGTGGGAAATTTCGTTGCGGGAAGCCTTTGAGCGAATGCCCGATATTGACTGGGAACGCGATGCGGGTGGAGATGGAGAAGATTTTCCCGATACTTAA
- a CDS encoding MoaD/ThiS family protein, translating to MTNTVKVTIKLFAAYQEAYGKSEIALEFPQNTPVAAVRDRLISEHPQLSQWQDLTRFGVNLQFVEPDTLLQDGDEVVLIPPVSGG from the coding sequence ATGACTAACACCGTCAAAGTCACAATTAAACTTTTCGCTGCCTATCAAGAGGCATACGGCAAATCGGAAATTGCATTAGAATTTCCTCAGAATACACCAGTTGCAGCAGTGCGCGATCGCCTGATCTCCGAACATCCACAACTCTCTCAGTGGCAGGATTTGACTCGCTTTGGTGTAAATTTACAATTCGTCGAACCCGATACTCTCCTTCAAGACGGCGATGAGGTGGTGTTGATTCCTCCCGTCAGCGGTGGCTAG
- a CDS encoding type II toxin-antitoxin system HicA family toxin, producing the protein MTRIRRMNAGEVESILQRYGFELVSQKGSHRKWRNLARQLQVIVPYHRGRDLPLGTLRSIMVGADIPESEWKS; encoded by the coding sequence ATGACTCGCATACGACGCATGAATGCTGGTGAAGTTGAAAGCATTTTGCAGCGTTACGGTTTTGAATTAGTGTCACAAAAAGGTAGCCATCGTAAATGGAGAAATCTGGCGCGACAACTGCAAGTCATTGTGCCATACCATCGAGGTCGCGATTTACCGTTAGGAACCTTGCGTAGCATTATGGTTGGCGCTGACATTCCAGAGTCGGAATGGAAAAGCTAA
- a CDS encoding Rieske (2Fe-2S) protein has protein sequence MLAHRSMLKPNLPMKVSLYGKDYVLWQDSTGNISCLPNACPHMGAMLSAGWCVKKSDGSSAIACPFKQFIDNGLHSHAYIAQVRKKPNLQDFLKNPGLLAMPQVLEAHLENFFPFMGMVHGESPLLSLKECHFYLPESETHSRVYVLMFVKANHPIAHAIKRNLLRLVEVVTEQDAYTLSKIYVNTPQHIKLNNEVGMDWVRRNYASFPAIVEPNFSRSQYAR, from the coding sequence CTGTTAGCACATCGTTCTATGCTTAAGCCTAACCTGCCGATGAAGGTGTCGCTTTACGGCAAAGACTACGTGCTGTGGCAAGATAGTACGGGTAATATTAGTTGCTTACCGAATGCTTGTCCGCACATGGGTGCAATGCTATCAGCAGGATGGTGTGTAAAAAAGTCTGATGGTAGTAGCGCGATCGCATGTCCGTTCAAACAATTTATCGACAATGGGTTGCATTCCCATGCTTACATTGCACAAGTACGCAAAAAACCAAATCTGCAAGATTTTCTCAAAAACCCCGGACTATTGGCAATGCCTCAAGTACTAGAAGCACATTTAGAAAACTTCTTTCCATTTATGGGCATGGTACACGGTGAGAGTCCGCTGTTGAGCTTAAAAGAGTGCCATTTTTACCTTCCCGAATCAGAAACTCACTCTCGCGTCTACGTTCTGATGTTCGTGAAAGCAAATCACCCGATTGCTCATGCAATTAAACGAAACCTTTTGCGACTAGTTGAAGTCGTCACCGAGCAAGATGCATATACCTTGAGTAAAATCTATGTCAACACACCTCAACATATTAAACTCAATAACGAGGTGGGTATGGATTGGGTGCGGCGCAACTATGCTAGCTTTCCAGCAATTGTAGAGCCTAATTTCTCTCGATCGCAGTATGCACGGTAA
- a CDS encoding ribbon-helix-helix domain-containing protein, producing MNITLKPEQEKTVQTLLASGKFKNVDEVIQAALHLLEEDNREYQQWVIETRAKVEEGIASLERGEGIDGETFVNQLLAKFKQARETQQ from the coding sequence ATGAATATCACCTTAAAACCAGAGCAAGAAAAGACAGTCCAGACGTTGCTAGCATCAGGTAAATTTAAGAATGTTGATGAAGTCATTCAAGCAGCACTGCACTTGCTAGAAGAAGATAATCGTGAATATCAGCAGTGGGTGATTGAAACTCGCGCTAAGGTTGAGGAAGGAATCGCATCGCTCGAACGCGGGGAAGGAATCGATGGTGAAACATTTGTCAACCAGTTGTTAGCAAAATTCAAGCAGGCAAGAGAAACTCAGCAATGA
- a CDS encoding type II toxin-antitoxin system RelE/ParE family toxin has product MSQYIISQPAVRDLQDIISYFAVENVNAGERLLQSFNQKCQQLVSFPNMGRQYENLRLGLRGLPLDGYIILYQVGKDRIEIVRVVSGKRNLKSLFASPEEE; this is encoded by the coding sequence ATGAGTCAGTATATTATCTCTCAACCTGCTGTTCGCGATTTGCAAGACATTATTAGCTATTTTGCAGTAGAAAATGTAAATGCTGGTGAGCGTCTTCTACAGTCGTTCAATCAGAAATGTCAGCAACTTGTTAGTTTTCCTAATATGGGACGACAGTATGAGAATTTACGTCTCGGCTTGCGAGGACTACCGTTAGATGGGTATATTATCCTCTATCAAGTTGGGAAAGATAGAATTGAAATTGTCAGAGTTGTGAGTGGTAAGCGCAATTTAAAATCTCTGTTTGCAAGTCCAGAAGAGGAATAG
- a CDS encoding vWA domain-containing protein: protein MKVSLQPTLNDVNLDAHQATSQRQLAVSISALANNSQRQVPLNLCLILDQSGSMKGQPIETVKQAAQTLVDRLQPDDRLSIVVFDHRAKVIVPNQTVNNPDYIKRQIDRLYAEGGTAIDEGLKLGIEELGKGKKEAISQAFLLTDGENEHGDNDRCLKLAQLAASYNLTLNTLGFGDYWNQDILEKIADAGGGGLSYIQHPEQILEEFGRLFDRIQAVELTNAYLLLSFIPKVRLAELKPIAQVAPDAIELPIQQDTYGRYTVRLGDLMKDSERVVLANMYISQLPEGRHTIASVQICYDDPSIDQTNLLSDNIPVEINVVRDYKPVNNPQVQQYVLALAKYRQTQLAELKLQQGDRAGAATMLQTAAKTALQMGDRSAATVLQDNATRLQSGEELSESDRKKTRIVSKTILQDQEG, encoded by the coding sequence ATGAAGGTTAGCTTGCAGCCTACCCTGAACGATGTCAATTTAGACGCACATCAAGCTACAAGTCAGCGACAGTTGGCGGTGTCAATTTCTGCGCTCGCAAATAATTCGCAGCGGCAAGTTCCGCTTAATCTTTGTTTAATACTCGACCAAAGTGGTTCGATGAAGGGACAACCGATTGAAACGGTGAAACAAGCAGCACAAACACTAGTCGATCGCCTCCAGCCAGACGATCGCCTCTCGATTGTCGTGTTCGATCACCGTGCCAAGGTAATCGTTCCCAACCAAACGGTTAACAATCCTGACTACATTAAACGGCAAATCGACCGCTTATATGCTGAAGGTGGCACGGCGATCGATGAAGGGCTGAAATTAGGGATTGAGGAACTAGGAAAAGGCAAAAAAGAAGCCATTTCCCAGGCGTTTTTACTGACGGATGGAGAAAACGAACACGGCGACAACGATCGCTGTCTGAAATTGGCACAACTGGCAGCTAGCTACAACTTAACCCTCAACACTCTAGGCTTTGGCGATTATTGGAACCAAGATATTTTAGAAAAAATTGCCGATGCGGGCGGTGGCGGTTTATCTTACATTCAACATCCAGAACAAATTCTAGAAGAGTTTGGGCGGTTATTCGATCGCATTCAAGCTGTGGAATTGACAAACGCTTACCTGCTGTTATCGTTCATTCCTAAAGTGCGACTTGCAGAACTCAAGCCAATTGCCCAAGTTGCGCCAGATGCAATTGAATTACCCATACAACAAGATACCTACGGACGTTACACCGTACGCCTGGGAGACTTGATGAAGGACTCCGAACGGGTGGTGTTAGCAAATATGTATATCAGTCAGTTACCGGAAGGCAGGCACACTATTGCTAGCGTTCAAATCTGTTACGACGATCCATCGATTGACCAAACTAATTTACTTTCTGACAATATTCCGGTAGAAATTAACGTGGTACGGGATTATAAACCTGTCAACAATCCGCAAGTACAGCAATATGTTTTGGCATTAGCTAAATATCGTCAAACACAGCTAGCCGAACTGAAATTACAACAAGGCGATCGCGCAGGTGCAGCGACAATGTTACAAACTGCGGCTAAAACTGCCTTGCAAATGGGCGATCGCAGTGCCGCTACTGTTTTACAAGATAACGCCACGCGCTTGCAGTCAGGAGAGGAATTATCGGAAAGCGATCGCAAGAAAACACGGATCGTGTCAAAAACTATTTTGCAGGATCAAGAAGGATGA